The DNA segment GACTGAGGATAGATAAGTAAAAGATATCCAATAGAAAATGCGACAAATGGATATAGTGATGTCCCTGAAGCTGAACTCAGTGAGAACTCATGATATGTCAATTTCATCACAGTTGTATGCTCTAGACTATCACATTCTAATTAGTCTTAAAAACCCCATTTAGACTATCTACTTCACATTTCAATTATATTTCTCGTAGGACATAGTCAAGTGGGATTATTGGTAAAAGGGATTTGTCTGATCTCAATTTTGCTGGAATGCAGGATTTATTACAGCAAAGGTAGCTTGCTGTGGGCAAGGACCTTATAATGGTATAGGATTATGCACACCAACTTCAAATTTATGCCCTAACAGAGATGTCTTTGCATTTTGGGATCCATTCCATCCAGCAGAAAGGGCAAACAGATACATTGTTCAACAGATTCTGAGAGGCACAAATGAGTACATGAACCCCATGAATCTCAGCACCATTTTGGCCTTGGACTTCAGGACCTAGTTAATTAGTTACCTTCTCTTGGGAACCTCCTCCCTCCTTAATATTATGTAGGATATAAATTAGTTTTTGTTTGCAGCTAAACTTCCAAGGAAATTCATGCATGCTGTATTTCTATGTCGTAATGCCTAATATTGCAGTATTGCATGTAATGATATTAATTTATGGCATAAATCAACAATTAGCTTCCTCCTGTTAaagatatattaaaatataaattggaTTTTCCCTTGTAAATTGAAATGATTCTTTAATATCAACAATTGGCCTTGCGAAGTGCCTGAAATAAGCATAACAACGCCTAAATAATGCATATGTTTGGTGCCATAAATTCTCTGCAGTAGTAACTGCAACTCTATGACCTTAGCTTCTCTAAAACAAGGTACAGAACACCGTGGATGAAGGCAGCTCATATAATATAGGGAAAAAATATCCATTATCAAGTAAAACAAACCTTTTGTTCTCCAACTCCTCTATTGTTGGTTgctttgtattatattttctttcaattcttaGAAACGAATAAAGAAAGCAAATAAATTTACCAAGAATCGAACAAGAAAGTAGGGCctgataaattaattatcagaaaCAGCCAACTAGGCATTTGAAATAAATTACAGAGAGACGTCAGAAAGAAATCTGACACTTGAGGCAACATAAGGAAGCAGAAGAAAGCCAAAAAAGCTCACTTTCAATGAAAATTTTATAGTAACAACATACGAAGAGAGATTCAATTAGAAACTAAAGATATGGGAAGCAAGTTAGGCATATATATGGAGCCTGGAAACTGCTTAAAAGACTAAGAATGATCGCAGCCAACCATGAAAAGATTTTCTTGCAATATAATAGATGTATATTGTTATTTTGCATTCAATCTAGCTACCCTTTTTCTAATGATAAAATAAGCCTAAAATTAAACTCACACCATGTACAGAAGCATAGAATTTGAGAAGTTATCTAAATTGAAAAATGCATTTATTGTTTAACTAAGTAAATTTGCATTCAAGACTTCatagttttaaaaattattactaaattaaaatttattggtcCAATATATTCATTTTCTAAAAAATAGATATTATATTCTATATGTCACTATAATCTCAATTTCATATGGTCTGATAAAAGGTGGGAATGTGCATGAACTAACAAAGACTGCTGTTGTTAGTCACctgtgaggaaaaagtgaaagaagaaaaagaaaaggtaaATGGCAAAGGTACCTGCAAAAGAATCAGTAAATGAGAGTAAATTACAAGCAATATTTATACAATTGAAAGACATCTCTAACAACCCATCTGCAAGGCTTTTTTACAGCATTTATGACCAATTTATTCTTTTCCTTGGATTGGTTAGCTGTtatccacacacacacacacatagttagttaaaattaattaagGGCAGACAGGTACAACAATCActattatatatattaaagagAGATCTTAGCTCTCAGCCAATGCTTACCATCAGTAGGGGTGAGCAATATTCATTCTAAACtgaataaatcaaattaaatcttttaattcagtaatttaatttgtttttatagTTATTCTGTTTgctttgttttttaatttttaatattttttattattttagtttaattcggtcttataattaaaattttagttaaacTGAATTAATCCAaatcaaatatattttaattgaagGGAATTAATTATAGATGCACTTTACATACCTCAATGGATAACCTCTCTTTAGTAGCTTTGGGTCTCAGGTTCAAGACTCACCTTCACACTTTTTTTCTTTGCAtatctcaaattttattaatttgacttaattcaatttgatttttattaaatttaatttcggttcgattttaaattttaagaagtttgattaatttaatttaattaatttgtttttaaATCAAATCGACTAAATATTCACCTATCAGCCAACACATGATTTTCATGCAGATAATCATCCACCATATAATTTATAAggacactaaaaaaaaaaaaactaattatcaATGGACCATATTAAAGAATATAAGTTTGTCCATGACATAATCAAATAGAAAGACTAATGGGTAATATTTAGGTCCTAGAATCCAAAAGCATGATGGTGCTGAGATTCATTGGGTTCATATACTTGTTGGAGCCAGTTAAAATTCTTTGAACAATGATTCTATTAGCCTTCTCAGTTGGGTGGAATGGATCCCAAAAGGCATAGATGTCTCTATTAGGGCACAAGTTGGATGCTGCTGTGCATAATCCAATCCCATTATAAGGTCCTTGCCCACAGCATGCAACCTGGGATGTCACAAATCCTGCAAAAATAATCACAACTATTCACCaattcatttattatttattcACACAATGGGCAATCTTGTTCTTTTTTTGAAAATTCATCTATAATTGCACAAATAAAATTGGTCTCATTCAGTATGGGTTCCTGCATCAATAATGCTAAGAGACCTATCACAATATTGCATTTATTTTCAATGGTCCCATAGATTTCTCTCCATTTAAGGTCTTTTGCCTGCTTGTCATATTGCTATAGGTTGTTGCATTGCatctacaatttttttttaatagactCCCACTGAACTTTGAATTCTAAACTTTATTAAAGGCAACTCGATACTATTTCATTTCCACAGGCCACATGCTAACAGAAACATAGTATTAAATTGAttcagtgtttttttttttttaaaaaaaaaagagagataaTTAACGTACCATATGCTTGAGGGTTGGTAACGAAATCCAGGCTCATTTCATTTGCATTTACAGCTATAAAAATGTCCGATCCAATTTCACGATTCAGTCTATTTAACATTTGTACAAGCTGCGGGTTGAACAAGCCGGTTGCTCTCTGCAATTCGATGGAGCATTCTCCGTTTCTGCCCCTCATAGCTCTCTCCGCCGGAACACAGCCTAAAGGTCCCGTGCCGGTCACTAAAACTCTGCGTGCACCCAGCTCGTATACCCTCTGTAATGTGAAACAAATTAATCTAATGATTTGAATGTTTTCCTAATACTTATTTTCtcctttaaaatttaaaaacaaagaaaaagaaagtgTACAGAGCTTACAGTTAGAATTTCTCGGTACTCGGAGATGAGATAGACCACATAATTTGGTAGGGAAAATTGGCGAGATCTAGCAGAGAAGGGAATCAAGTAGTAGTTGTTGACGAAGTCATTTCCTCCAAGGGTCATAAGAACAAGTGCTTCGTTCACTAGTCTCTGAGTTTGCTCAGCTCCAATTAGGGTGCTAACCCTTTGCTGGTATTGTTGGAAGTATTGCAATTGCTCGTAAATTCGAATGATGTTTAGCTACAAAAATTACGATTTCCATTTCAATCTTCAACGCTCATCTtccttttaaattaaaaaaaaaaaaagcaagaaaTTGAAAGCTCAAGGATTAATGGACTTACAAATTGAACTCCTGTGTCATTGAGAATCCCAATTCCAGCAGAAGCAAAGTTGGCACCCACAAGCAATCTTTCTCCTGTGAGTGCTGGACTTAAGTATGGCTGTGTGGGTTCTGAGCCAATTGCCTCACCttataacacacacacacacacacacacagggtATTACCAACATTAAAAACTTGTAcacaaaataatatttatatgtaCATATATGGTACTATAAATGAAACACCAAAGTGAAACCGTACTGATAAGGTCAGGGATGTTAAGGCCATTAGAAAAACGGCCAGTGGCTCGATGAGTCGGAGTATCAATGCCATAGGGAGGGGCATCGGCTCGAGCAGTTGTTGCAAGATAGTTATTGTTGCCATTATCAACCAGAGAGTCACCAAAAACAAAGAAAGCCCTAGCCTCAGCCTGAGGAGCAAAACTTGCCGGAGTTAAGACCAGAAGGACTAACATTATCCAGCAGGTGAAACTCGAAGATGACGAGGAGATGCCCATTGGAGGATACTTCCAAGAAACCCTAACTAGCAGCAGAGCAGCTTCTATATGCACTACTGACAATAGTGTTGGGATGTTAAGTAGATGAGCAAGTAAAGAATGCTATATATAAAGGTCTAGTTATGAGGCTTTGACAAGGCATTAATGGTCTGTTCTACCACCAGAGGCTACAGATAAGGGCGGCCATTTTAAGGAATGGCATAAACTCTTGTATAACTATGAATTAATGTTTTTACGAAACCATTTATTGAGAGGAATGGAATAGTATCGTTAAGAGTTTTAGCTTAATGATATCCATATAGATTGTGTTTTGGGTCTACCATAATTGATCTGGACAAGAAAAATCTCATATATAAAAGACtacaataaaaaagaaaattgataGCAGTCCTGAGTGTTATTGAAAGCTTTGTTGAAGCAGCTTCTATTATGGATAGATGCATAAAATATAAAAGGCACATTAGTGGTGATTAATTGATTGTCTAATTATTATTCCACAAACAAGAAGCACAAGACCAAAGACGATAGAGCAGCACTTTCATTTTTCATTTGGCGATAATAACAAGATAATAAATGGTTCTAAATCCAACAAATATGCTCCAATCAATATCAGAAGCAAGGGCAACATCAGCTGATTTCAAGATAAGGAAAATTGATAGAGCTACCTTTCCATTTAATTTTCCAATTATTGGAGCACTTATTTAtcattttcaaaaataaaaaaaatgttaattgattttttttttaattttacttttatatatTACTATTTtcaatgattttttttattatctttctatattttaaagatattttaatcaattattagTATATTTTAGTGTTGTTATATGAAAATGAATGAATTTATAACGGTTGCGCCCTAATGGGGTGCAATTTTTCTGTTGGGGTATGCGCTATCATAATTAGAAATCTTTATGAACACCACTTGTATAGTTATTGACTTACTGCCATATTTCCCATAGCTTTTTTTTCCAGGGTAGATATATCTATTAAATGGTTGATAATGAAGAGGGCCATGGACCAGCATTAATGGAATGGGCCACTTGACCTTTgttaaaatgaaaataacaatatggttttgatccAGGGTTTTAACTGCATAGTCAACATTAAATTGAACtaaaaaattgttttttttttaaatttattatctacttgaaattcaaatttaaatatcttacaattattatatatatatatatatatatatatatatatatatatatatatatatataaagagatgaatttaatggagaaaaaaaaatggtgcAGTTACTAATGATAAAAAAATCTCAATAtctatgaaaatttttaattttactaaaattatatcaattttaattaatttattcaaaTTTACAAGAAAGTATATCAATTTAAcctttaatcaaaattaaaaaaatatatattttttattattaaatctaataaaaagttttttttaattttagttttgaGTGCATTGGAgttagaaaggaaaaaaaaatatatgaaacaACTTTTAGGCATGCCAAGAGTCTTGCACAGTATTATAAATTAGCTGGATACTAATCATACAAACAAGCATGAATGGCAAACTAAAGGGAAAGATTGAACATTAGAAGAAGATTGTTTAGAGAAACTCTTACTTCAAATGTTGAAAGACATATTGATATTGGTTTTGCAGATCTTCACACACTCACATGACACATAAAATTAAAGAAGAAGCAAACATGGAGATCCATGTGTCCAACATGATTAAATAGGGTGGGGTTATATTCTATCTGCTCTCCCACTCAAAGAATGATCAATTCAATACCCACGTAGTGATTTCTTGTTTTCTTTTATCATGAATGCAAGAATTACTCACCAAAAGGTGGTTCTTTTCCGATTGGGACCATtgcaaatttattaaaattattagggAAAATTAGTTTTTAGTCGCCAATGAGGTATGTCGTAATTAACGCACATGTCTcttgatttttaaaattcaatggtttcgtctttgaattttaaattctTGTAATTCAAGGTCTCTCCATCCATATTTCTATCGATTATCTGTTAATTGAATGGAAGAAGAAAAAGACTTAAATGCCCTCTTGATGGAAGGACTTAATTGTTGAATT comes from the Hevea brasiliensis isolate MT/VB/25A 57/8 chromosome 5, ASM3005281v1, whole genome shotgun sequence genome and includes:
- the LOC110661475 gene encoding GDSL esterase/lipase LTL1 isoform X2, which encodes MGISSSSSSFTCWIMLVLLVLTPASFAPQAEARAFFVFGDSLVDNGNNNYLATTARADAPPYGIDTPTHRATGRFSNGLNIPDLISEAIGSEPTQPYLSPALTGERLLVGANFASAGIGILNDTGVQFLNIIRIYEQLQYFQQYQQRVSTLIGAEQTQRLVNEALVLMTLGGNDFVNNYYLIPFSARSRQFSLPNYVVYLISEYREILTRVYELGARRVLVTGTGPLGCVPAERAMRGRNGECSIELQRATGLFNPQLVQMLNRLNREIGSDIFIAVNANEMSLDFVTNPQAYGFVTSQVACCGQGPYNGIGLCTAASNLCPNRDIYAFWDPFHPTEKANRIIVQRILTGSNKYMNPMNLSTIMLLDSRT
- the LOC110661475 gene encoding GDSL esterase/lipase LTL1 isoform X1 produces the protein MGISSSSSSFTCWIMLVLLVLTPASFAPQAEARAFFVFGDSLVDNGNNNYLATTARADAPPYGIDTPTHRATGRFSNGLNIPDLISEAIGSEPTQPYLSPALTGERLLVGANFASAGIGILNDTGVQFLNIIRIYEQLQYFQQYQQRVSTLIGAEQTQRLVNEALVLMTLGGNDFVNNYYLIPFSARSRQFSLPNYVVYLISEYREILTRVYELGARRVLVTGTGPLGCVPAERAMRGRNGECSIELQRATGLFNPQLVQMLNRLNREIGSDIFIAVNANEMSLDFVTNPQAYVVIIFAGFVTSQVACCGQGPYNGIGLCTAASNLCPNRDIYAFWDPFHPTEKANRIIVQRILTGSNKYMNPMNLSTIMLLDSRT